The following proteins are encoded in a genomic region of Triticum dicoccoides isolate Atlit2015 ecotype Zavitan chromosome 1B, WEW_v2.0, whole genome shotgun sequence:
- the LOC119345734 gene encoding small conductance calcium-activated potassium channel protein 2-like, with protein sequence MQVPFQALASKPPYLHLHLHPTLGWFRVHVPCHSWVASTYSKVVLCGVSLKMSRNNGKGPKLDLRLSFSRSRGGGGGGGGGPSAAPPGGSNSPRRMSSSSSSSASPPSSCVSSEGSPEAGGGSGGSAMILAGCPRCMMYVMLSREDPKCPKCHSTVLLDFNDVGADHRNPGFGSGKVGKGKRG encoded by the exons ATGCAAGTGCCCTTCCAAGCGCTCGCCTCCAAACCACCCtatctccacctccacctccaccccaCATTAGGTTGGTTTCGCGTACACGTTCCGTGTCACAGCTGGGTAGCTTCAACGTACTCCAAAG TGGTGCTGTGCGGAGTTAGCTTGAAGATGAGCAGGAACAATGGCAAGGGGCCGAAGCTGGACCTGAGGCTGAGCTTCTCGCGgtcacgcggcggcggcggcggaggcggagggggTCCTTCGGCTGCGCCGCCGGGAGGCAGCAACTCGCCGAGGAGGATGTcttcgtcgtcttcttcctcggcaTCCCCGCCGAGCTCGTGCGTGTCTTCGGAGGGGAGCCCGGAGGCTGGCGGGGGCAGTGGTGGCTCGGCGATGATCCTCGCGGGCTGCCCCCGGTGCATGATGTACGTGATGCTGTCGCGGGAGGACCCCAAGTGCCCCAAGTGCCACAGCACTGTGCTCCTCGACTTCAACGATGTCGGCGCCGACCACCGCAACCCAGGGTTCGGCTCCGGCAAAGTCGGCAAGGGCAAGCGCGGCTGA